A single genomic interval of Camelina sativa cultivar DH55 chromosome 11, Cs, whole genome shotgun sequence harbors:
- the LOC104720841 gene encoding probable LRR receptor-like serine/threonine-protein kinase At2g16250, whose amino-acid sequence MVILKKTSLLVFFFFFFVLLLESTFQQQTSSLHEKSALLLLRSSLGIRSRDWPVKGNPCLNWNGIDCDKNGRVTDINISGFRRTRIGNQNPQFSVDALLNLTRLASFNASRFSLPGPIPPLFGSRLLTLEVLDLSSCSITGTIPATLTRRLLRLTVLDLSNNSISGKLPPSLTSLQNLSVLDISSNSVFGLIPANIGALSKLQRLNLSHNTLSSAIPSSLGDLSALVDLDLSFNHLSGSVPSDLKGLRNLQTLAIAGNRLSGSLSPDLFSFMSKLQIVDFRGSGFIGVLPSRLWSLPELRLLDLSGNHFSDLLPNTTDNIDSTVSMLNISGNMFYGNLTLLLRRFQVVDLSENYFEGEVPDFVPTNASLSNNCLQGPENQRKLSDCTLFYSKKGLTFNSFGPPEEKKSPKSSWLSHRKIVILAAVGGSILVMLILILLPITVSFCVRRRNRSSTSNHPRGRHNGVGPLPPDGTLPSRGGVSINFGSLGSSFTYQQLLNATKEFRDSNLIKKGQSGDLFKGVLENGVQIVVKRISLESTKNNEEAYLTELDFFSRFAHPRIVPFVGKCLESTPHKCLVYKYMPNRDLPSSLFYKTSSLVEEGLRSLDWITRLKIALGVAEGLAYLHHDCSPPVVHRDVQASSILLDDKFEVRLGSFSKACHQENNGRPRKIARLLRLSQSSQESVPGSSATATCAYDVYCFGKILLELITGKLGISSCDETQFKKILAEIMPYISSQEKEPVMNILDQSLLVDEDLLEEVWAMAIVARSCLNPKQTRRPLMRHIVQALENPMRVVREDSSESERFRTTGSSRGSSSSGRVFGSWRQSLSDPVAAGTSSLLSQAEGLPTGSMSTRESSRGASSRRSMKDV is encoded by the exons ATGGTGATTCTGAAGAAGACATCCttgcttgtcttcttcttcttcttcttcgtcttgttgTTAGAGTCAACGTTCCAGCAACAGACAAGTTCTCTGCATGAGAAATCGGCGCTTCTTCTGTTAAGGTCTTCCCTTGGGATAAGAAGCAGAGATTGGCCTGTTAAAGGCAATCCTTGTCTCAACTGGAACGGCATAGATTGCGATAAGAATGGTAGAGTAACTGACATCAACATTTCAGGGTTCAGAAGGACTAGGATTGGGAATCAAAACCCGCAGTTCTCAGTTGATGCGCTCCTCAATCTCACCCGTTTAGCTTCCTTCAACGCCTCAAGGTTCTCTCTTCCAGGTCCAATCCCGCCTTTGTTCGGATCACGTCTGTTGACTTTAGAGGTGTTGGACCTTAGCTCTTGTTCAATCACGGGGACCATCCCTGCAACTTTGACTCGGCGGTTATTACGCCTCACGGTTCTTGATCTTTCCAATAATTCAATCAGTGGCAAACTTCCTCCGTCTCTTACCTCTCTTCAGAATTTATCAGTTCTTGATATTTCCTCAAACTCGGTATTTGGTTTGATTCCTGCTAATATTGGGGCACTCTCCAAGCTCCAGCGTCTGAATCTTTCGCATAACACCTTGTCTTCTGCAATACCTTCATCACTCGGAGACCTTTCTGCTTTAGTCGACCTTGATCTCAGCTTCAACCACCTGTCAGGTTCGGTTCCATCAGATTTGAAAGGGCTAAGGAACTTGCAGACTCTTGCAATTGCGGGAAATCGCCTTTCAGGATCCCTATCTCCTGATCTGTTCAGTTTCATGAGTAAACTACAGATAGTTGACTTCAGAGGCAGTGGTTTCATAGGGGTTTTACCGTCCCGGTTATGGTCGTTACCGGAGCTGAGGTTGCTAGATCTTTCTGGAAATCACTTCTCTGATTTGCTGCCGAATACCACTGACAATATTGACTCTACTGTCTCCATGCTTAACATTTCCGGGAACATGTTTTACGGCAATCTCACACTTCTACTGAGAAGATTCCAAGTTGTTGATCTTTCAGAAAACTATTTTGAAGGTGAAGTTCCAGACTTTGTGCCAACCAATGCTTCCTTGAGCAACAATTGTCTTCAGGGCCCAGAGAACCAACGGAAGTTGTCGGATTGCactttgttttattcaaaaaagGGCTTAACTTTCAACAGTTTCGGACCAcctgaagagaagaagagtccAAAATCTTCCTGGTTAAGCCACAGGAAAATAGTTATACTAGCTGCAGTTGGAGGGTCTATATTGGTTATGCTCATTCTCATATTGTTACCAATAACAGTGAGTTTCTGTGTCCGTCGAAGAAACAGATCATCAACAAGTAATCATCCTAGAGGTAGACACAACGGTGTTGGCCCATTGCCTCCTGATGGAACACTTCCCTCCAGAGGAGGAGTCTCTATAAACTTTGGGAGTCTCGGATCATCGTTTACCTATCAACAGCTGCTCAATGCCACCAAAGAGTTCCGTGACTCGAACCTGATAAAGAAAGGACAATCAGGGGATCTTTTCAAGGGGGTTTTAGAAAACGGGGTTCAGATCGTTGTGAAAAGAATCAGCTTGGAATCTACAAAGAACAACGAAGAAGCGTATCTAACCGAGTTGGATTTCTTCAGCCGGTTTGCTCATCCGAGAATAGTCCCATTCGTAGGAAAATGCTTAGAGAGCACACCCCATAAGTGTTTGGTGTATAAGTACATGCCTAACAGGGATTTACCAAGCTCATTGTTCTATAAAACCAGTTCCCTTGTTGAGGAGGGATTGAGATCTCTCGATTGGATCACCAGACTGAAAATAGCATTGGGAGTAGCAGAGGGACTTGCTTATCTGCACCATGATTGCTCACCGCCCGTCGTCCACAG AGATGTTCAAGCAAGTAGCATTCTCTTGGATGATAAGTTTGAAGTTAGGCTTGGAAGCTTCAGCAAAGCCTGTCATCAAGAAAACAATGGCCGTCCCCGAAAAATAGCCCGGTTGCTCAGATTATCCCA GTCTTCTCAAGAAAGTGTTCCTG GGTCTTCAGCTACAGCAACATGTGCCTACGATGTGTACTGCTTCGGCAAGATACTTCTGGAGCTAATCACAGGAAAACTGGGAATCAGCTCATGCGACGAAACCCAATTCAAGAAAATCTTAGCCGAGATAATGCCTTACATATCATCGCAGGAGAAAGAACCAGTGATGAACATCCTAGACCAATCTCTTCTGGTCGACGAAGACCTCTTAGAAGAAGTCTGGGCAATGGCAATCGTCGCTAGGTCTTGTCTAAACCCTAAGCAAACGAGACGGCCGCTTATGAGACACATAGTTCAAGCCCTGGAGAATCCTATGAGAGTCGTGAGAGAAGACAGCAGCGAATCTGAGAGATTCCGAACGACTGGATCTTCGAGAGGATCTTCGAGTAGCGGCCGAGTGTTTGGTAGTTGGAGACAGAGCTTGTCTGATCCAGTCGCCGCGGGAACTAGTAGCCTTCTGTCTCAAGCGGAGGGTTTACCGACGGGATCGATGTCGACGAGAGAAAGTAGCCGTGGCGCGTCGAGCCGACGAAGTATGAAAGATGTATAG